Sequence from the Trachemys scripta elegans isolate TJP31775 chromosome 5, CAS_Tse_1.0, whole genome shotgun sequence genome:
GTCCACGAACAGCTCCAAGACAAGAAAAGCACGAAAGGACTCATGAAATCATACCAATTAATGTGAATAATAATTATGAGCACAGACCCAGCCACTTGGGACCCGTGGCACACCAACATAACGTAAGGGCTCCTGTGTTGAGCAGATCGACTAGCACTGGAAGTGCGGCTAGTTCTGGAAGCAACAGCAGTGCTTCTTCAGAGCAGGGGTTGTTGGGAAGATCGCCCCTGTCTAGGCCAGGTTCAAGCCACAGATCTGAAAGGACAATCCGGACGCAGCCCAAGCAGTCATCTTTGATGGTAGATGATCTGAAGGGTCCCTTGAAAGAGGACTTGACGCAGCACAAGTTTATCTGTGAACAGTGTGGGAAGTGCAAATGTGGTGAGTGCACAGACCCGAGGGCCTTACCTTCTTGTTTGGCCTGCAACAGGAAGTGCTTGTGCTCTGCAGAGAGCATGGTGGAGTACAGTACCTGCATGTGCCTGATCAAAGGGATCTTCTACCACTGTTCCAATGATGATGAAGGGGACTCGTATGCGGATAATCCCTGCTCTTGTTCCCAGGCACATTGCTGTTCTAGGTACCTGTGCATGGGAGCAATGTCCTTGTTTTTGCCTTGCTTGCTCTGCTATCCTCCTGCTAAGGGATGCCTGAAGCTGTGTCGAGGGTGTTATGACCGGATCAATCGTCCTGGTTGCCGATGTAAGAACTCCAACACTGTCTATTGTAAACTGGAGAGCTGCCCGTCTCGGAGTCAGGGGAAGCCCTCATAATTTTGGAGGGAGATTTCACTTCTTCAAACACTTGCTTTCAGGTTGTGGCTAATTTTCTGTTTGTGTGGGGTTTACCCCTGCCCTCATTCCCTGCCTTCTCCACTTTACGTACCCAAGTTTTTTCCTTTGCACCCTCCATATCCCCTCTCTCAACTCAGATAGGTGTGGAGTATTTTACTCAGTCATGTTTATTTCAGTCTTTGGTAAGCATGGACTGTGTGCCTGCATTTGGCACCTCAGCTTGACAGGGCCTCTTAGGTTTGTAAGTAATCCACACATGAAAGAGACAGTGAGGGCTAATGGGCTTTTCTGCAGCCTCTTGCTCTGCAAACAACTTCCCCAATGTGTCCTTTTGTTCTCtgcaactctctctctttttggttcCAAGAAATAATTCTACCTTATTTCATGAGCAAGCTGGATTAATCTTGAGGGGGTTGGAACCGTAGAAAATATAAGGCTGGCTTTTACTCCATAGTGCAAAGAACCTGCTTTTCCCTCTGTTCCCCATCCCTTCTTGGAATTGTCTCAGTCTAGAGACTTGCCTGGCTggtacatttttctttctttctttctttctttctttcttttaaatgtagttttgGTTTTTGCTTCACTATATAGATCTTCACATTGGAGACATTATGACTGCAATTCGTTCATCTGTTTCTCTTGCTTTCAAATCTGTGAAGGACatcacccactccaccccttttccCCATGTTTCTGTGGTCACTGAGATCCTGTTGATACTGATGTTAAAGTTGGCGGTGTTTGCATATCTGAATAATCTTCAGGTGTCATTGAATTAAGTTACCTACATGTTCCTGGATCTTTAACACTTCTCTTATTCCCTTGGTTAGTGAATTTAGCTCTGCCTTGTGCTTCATAACTTTAATCTATTCCATGTTTTATTGCCTTAGCCACAAATTGTGGtcttttttttgtatattttatgtATAAAACACAAAGTTGAATCCCGACTATTTTTAAGACAAAAGtctgtttaaaactttttttattgtaaagaaTATTTATTATGTGAATCTCTATTATTTTATGATATTTATTACAAAGGACTGTTTGAAAAATGTACTCATGTCTGAATATAACAAAATATCAATACTTAACAAAAATAAGGGTGACACAAAGAAAGTACGTATGTTAACTATAATgcagaaaatatattaattaatgaaaatgtctcttgagtttttcattttaatatactGGTAGGTTGTGCTATAGTTTCCATGTCCATATTGCAAAGTgtcttgctattttttttttttctccttgtgcACTGCCGGGGTGGTTGAATAACCAATACTGTGAAGACACTAATATGTGTTCAAGTCTTGTTTGTCTAATTTTGGTGTTGAAAATTCATTATCAAATGAGTTTTCACTATGAGATATTTAATAAAATGGAATATGTGTAATTGCTTGATGTTGCCAAGAAATTTAAGCCACATGTATTTATCAGAGCATTCTGGAAATGCGACTGTAGACAAGGACCCCTAACTTcaataatttgttttgttttctagagAATATCAAATTAACATGCACAAAAAGCAAGAGTAGAAGGGTAAAAATAGTCTTGGTGTTGCTGAAGTCCTTTAGCTCAAGAAACCTAGGttgtggggttttggtttttttcccccctgtgggAACTCTGACTTCCCAACCACAACTGAACTCACCTGTTCCTTCTAATTTAAATTCTCTTGAAATAAATACGtgtcacagctatttgctgaatTCATTCACATTTAAATGGTCAGAAATAGGCTTTGCATTAGGATTAGTGGAGAATCTCCCATTTCCATTGGTGCGATTCAAGTCCTCCCTAATAGCAGAATCTAAGCAGCAGTGTcaagtatccgaggggtagccgtgttagtctgtatccacaaaaacaacgaggagtctgatggcaccttaaagactaacagatttatttgggtataagctttcatgggtaaaaaaccccacttctgggcataagcttttgtgggtagaAAACCCCACTTcttatctgaagaagtgtttttttacccatgaaagcttatgcttaagactaaatctgttagtctttaaggtgtcaccagactcctcgttgtttaagTAGCGGTGTATTGACTTGGTATACTCTAAGTTGCGTTCATAATGTAGAAGGCCAGAGAAACCGCACATTTAAGAAAACGTAATTTCAGATTCAGGAGACAACATCAGACTCTGTAAATGAGTTCTCAAATTTTGTCACTTTGGCCTCTAATTAAATTGTTTTATCAATATCCCCTCAGCATATAGAAAATTTGATTAGACTGGGCTCTTGTAATTAAGTGTATCAGCACTGACTCCCTCAGTGTCTCTTGTTGTTGGAGCCCTGGGTATAATGAGAAGTTTGTATAAAAGCTATAAGTCATTAAAATGTTGTTAGGAGTTGCATCTCTTGTTGAAAGAAGAGTGCGGCTTTTATGACAATAAGGTATATGGAATTATAACTTCTGGTTGACACATAAGAATATGCTCCTCTTTTAGTATAAAAGTGATAGTCCACTCTTGAGTGCACCAGTGTAACCTCAGCACCATACTGAGAAGTGACAAGTTTACAGGATCAGATTTCTTAACAACAACGTAGAAATACTTaccaatattttctttcttttttttttttgcatgaggTAGAGCAAAGTTGATATTAAGTTCCTCCCCAaaaatatgtctttttttttaatcctttttcatTGGTAATTTGGTCAAACAATGAGCTGCAAACAGTTCTTAAGACACTAAAATCCTTGTCAAACAACTGCCATTGGTCAGATACAGCTGCTTTCCCAATAATATGCCAATATTCAAAATCAAAAGACTGAGCAGCTTCATTCTCATAATTGTGTGATAATCTAATATATGTTGAACAGTTTTAGTCTCATAGTTATTCTTATGTAATCCTATTTATTTCACTAATCTGTATCTGAATCCTTTGTTTTCCATAGCTGTGGAcatccaaaaaacaaaatatacagcCTGCTTGAAAACAAAGGAACCATGTACATTGTGTCTCAGTTTATCATGCTTTTCAAGTTGCAGAACACAATCCGTGATAACTattttgccttttggtttcttGAAGATTGATTAATGCTCTTCTTactaaaaagaacgaggagtacttgtggcaccttagagaccaacaaatttatttgggcataagctttcgtgggctaaaaccgttttagcccacgaaagcttatgcccaaataaatttgttagtctctaaggtgccacaagtactcctcgttctttttgccgatacagactaacatggctatcactCTGGAGCTCTTCTTACTGACTAACTCTGGGAAAATGGCAAGGAAAATTCTCTCTCAAAACATTCAGTTCTTCCATATAATTAAGTTTTCTAACTTCAGTATGTATAGTTGTGGTGCAGTGTTAAATAGTTGCCACATTTCATGCCAGAGGTGCCTACATTTAAGCAATTGGAGTGATATCTTTTTGTCTAGTTGGTATATTTTGCATCCCTAATGTATGTTTGACTTTTGTAATGCACTGTGGGATCCTTCAGAGTGCAAGGTTTTTCATGCCTAACAAATCTGTGACACTTCACAGTCTGAGAACTTCTATGCTTTGGGCCAATTAGTTGCATATGGGCTGGGGAAATGCCTTTTTAGTAGAAAAAAATGAGCAAGTAGACAAAAGTGTGTTAAACTCTGCACCTGAGAAGCTCCACAATTTGAATAACCTCTTGCTGTTAAGTCTTATTTTAAATCGGTCTACACCATTTGAGGTTATTTCCTCTTTgctaattagttaatatttttgtttcattcgAAGTATACTCTCATATATTGTCATTGTACACAgtatttatttaatctatttgcATAATTTGTTGAAAGGGAGCCCAGGTTTGCTGATGCTAAATGCACCCAGGATCTTAATGATAAGATTAGAATAGGAATAGATGTCAGCTCACAAGTGCAAATTTTGATTCAGTAAATtacttggggcaggaactgccaCTTTctatatgtttgtgcagcacctagcacagtggggcccagcCATTTGGTCTCTAGATGCTATTACAGTATAAATAAGTGGTACTGTTCCCTTAATTAGAAAACCCAAGTTTCTTCTGTTAATTTTACTTTGAAATATTATAATTAGgcttattagagagacaaagtgggtgagatctttttccccaacagaagttggtccaataaaaagagaCAAGTCTTTGAGCTTAACTAGAGCTTTTCTTACtcagagctgaagaagaactctgtgatgcttgaaagcttgtctctctcatcagcagaaattgggccaataaaagatattacctcactcacccacctggtctctctaatatcctgggaccaccacAGCTCTAACACTGCACATGtagttaggcttggcagaattgaatttctattttttttttttaaataatttttgaggGATAGTAtctattttaagcatttttttctatttgtttaaattttcacCGTTGTTGGAAAGTATGGCGGGGGATCAGACAATAATTTTTGCATAACAGTAGATGTTGGGATTCAAAAAGTTAGTtttttaactgttaaaacacaaattttcacCATCATACCCAAATGTGCAAATTAAATACCCTTAAATCAACTTTaattttcaagcagcattttttttattttgcctatctgtaaatttcagttactaatagaaatattttttcatcagctTGTGCGTGTATGACAAAATCAATGTTTACCAAAAGTTACagataaaaatgtaatccttTCAAGCCTAATTATACTGCAAGAATACCCTTCATATGACAGTGAgatttccatttgtaaaataaattctgttataaaacaaaaattctaTCATAAACTGATATACAATAAGTAGGTATGAAGTTCAGCTGAGTGACTATCCCAGCCATACTAGCTTGGCTATATTCAAACTAGGCAACCACCTGCTTGGCATGGCGGGTTCTGAAATGCACTACACAAGGTCTGGGATGAAGAGATGGAAGGAGACTTTTGTAACTAAGAATTCCAGCTTTGattaatttgaaaatatcttgAAAATCTTGAGAGAGACTTTAAAAAGCTTTGCAATCAGATGGTAAATGAAGAGTGAAGTACCCTGCTGGAGAGAAAGATATAGATAGGGATAGTATtttgaggtggtggtggtgctatTAAAGCAATTTCATAACAATAATTTTAACATTGTCCTGTCAGACACTAGCCAAATGTGATGATTCTTAACAAAGCCACTTGCTCTCGAATCTGTGTATACATAGTAGTGAAGGGTAGGAGAGGTTTAGCTCTGTTGGATGTAATAAAGAGAAGCTGTTAAGAGGGCTTCAGTTTGTTTTACATTAATAGGGATGATGTAAACCAAGTATCTGATTTGTTCTGGAATATTCAGGATTCCTCTGTACTTTTCTATCCATTATTTTGCTAAGTTTGTTGCCTCAGAACATTGAGGAATCCCAACTAGTTAATGTTTGCTTTCTTCTAACTGGAATATTATGTTGTGGTAATTGTCTGTCTCTCCCAAGTAACAGGAATAAAACCCAACCTGGTATCACATAATTACAGTTAGCATGCATTACAGGATCATGGGTTTGGCAAGTGTTCTTCCATTGAACCTTCCTCTTTGGAAGTCCCCTTTAAGCAGCCTTCCTTTTTTGTGAGGAATACATTTAAAACTTTTCTCCTTACTAGGTGTGGTAGCTTCCCACCTTATTTCCTGTGCCAGAgcagaggtgacaaaggcatgggtTTTTACATTGAGGTTGGGTGGTGGTTGTCTGTCGTTGTCTGCATTTTCAAGAGCTCCTTTTATGATTTGTTGGAAAGGGATTCTCCTGAAAAACAGCAATTCACTTGCAGCTACTTCAGAGTCCCCTCCAACCCCGCCTGGAGTATGTACTTTGGACTATCAGTACAGCTGACCAACGTGGGTCCTTCTTCTGGAAAATGAATTCATTAGGCTGCTAAAAGAACATCTGTGAATGATGCATAGAAGTGAGATGAAGCTACGTTTAATGTTTTC
This genomic interval carries:
- the SPRY1 gene encoding protein sprouty homolog 1, which gives rise to MEPQSQHGSGGSLVVIQQPSLDSRQRLDYEREIQPTSILSLDQIKAIRGSNEYTEGPSVVKKSGPRTAPRQEKHERTHEIIPINVNNNYEHRPSHLGPVAHQHNVRAPVLSRSTSTGSAASSGSNSSASSEQGLLGRSPLSRPGSSHRSERTIRTQPKQSSLMVDDLKGPLKEDLTQHKFICEQCGKCKCGECTDPRALPSCLACNRKCLCSAESMVEYSTCMCLIKGIFYHCSNDDEGDSYADNPCSCSQAHCCSRYLCMGAMSLFLPCLLCYPPAKGCLKLCRGCYDRINRPGCRCKNSNTVYCKLESCPSRSQGKPS